A stretch of Henckelia pumila isolate YLH828 chromosome 4, ASM3356847v2, whole genome shotgun sequence DNA encodes these proteins:
- the LOC140863345 gene encoding abscisic acid 8'-hydroxylase CYP707A2-like, producing the protein MESFSLCFLILVLVFFLYVLNYTLKLLNIGHVQLPLPPGTMGWPYIGETFQLYSQNPNVFFASKVKKYGSIFKTHVLGCPCVMISSPEAAKVVLVSKAHLFKPTFPASKERMLGKQAIFFHQGEYHNKLRKLVLRAFMPEAIKNIVSDIESLAIGSLKSWEGKMITTYQEMKTYTFNVALLSIFGKDEVLYREDLKRCYYILEKGYNSMPINVPGTLFHKAMKARKELAQILAKILSLRRQMKHDHTDLLGSFMGETEGLTDEQIADNIIGVIFAARDTTASVLTWIIKYLAENPSVLQAVTEEQEAIKKYKEECSEEKVLNWADTKKMPITTRVIQETLRVASILSFTFREAVEDVEFNGYIIPKGWKVLPLFRNIHHSPENFSDPEKFDPSRFEAPPKPNSFMPFGNGTHSCPGNELAKLEILVLVHHLTTKYRWSMIGPQNGIQYGPFALPQNGLPIKLSLKI; encoded by the exons ATGGAATCCTTTTCCTTGTGTTTCTTGATTCTGGTCTTGGTTTTCTTCCTCTATGTCCTAAATTACACCCTCAAATTGCTGAACATTGGACATGTTCAATTGCCACTTCCACCAGGAACAATGGGTTGGCCTTATATTGGTGAAACCTTCCAATTATACTCACAAAACCCAAATGTTTTCTTTGCCTCAAAAGTCAAGAA GTATGGTTCAATATTCAAGACTCACGTCTTGGGATGTCCTTGTGTGATGATTTCAAGTCCAGAGGCAGCGAAAGTTGTATTAGTGTCTAAAGCTCACCTCTTTAAGCCCACGTTTCCAGCTAGCAAGGAGAGAATGTTGGGGAAACAGGCCATATTCTTCCATCAGGGAGAGTACCACAACAAGCTTAGAAAACTCGTCCTCCGTGCATTCATGCCTGAGGCAATCAAGAATATCGTATCAGATATCGAATCATTAGCCATTGGTTCCCTCAAGTCGTGGGAAGGAAAAATGATAACAACTTATCAAGAGATGAAAACA TACACATTCAATGTCGCATTACTGTCAATCTTTGGAAAGGATGAAGTACTGTACAGAGAAGATCTAAAGAGGTGTTATTACATTCTTGAAAAGGGATACAATTCGATGCCAATCAATGTTCCTGGAACACTTTTTCACAAGGCAATGAAAGCTAGGAAGGAATTGGCACAGATTTTGGCTAAAATTCTGTCCCTTAGGAGACAAATGAAACATGATCACACGGATTTACTTGGATCGTTCATGGGGGAGACAGAAGGACTAACCGATGAACAAATTGCAGACAATATCATTGGTGTAATCTTCGCTGCCCGTGACACAACTGCTAGTGTTTTAACATGGATTATCAAGTACCTCGCTGAAAATCCAAGTGTTCTCCAAGCTGTCACG GAAGAGCAAGAAGCCATAAAGAAGTACAAAGAAGAGTGTAGCGAAGAGAAGGTTTTGAACTGGGCAGACACCAAGAAAATGCCAATCACAACAAGGGTCATCCAAGAAACACTTAGAGTGGCCTCTATTTTATCTTTTACATTCAGAGAAGCTGTTGAAGATGTCGAGTTTAATG GATACATCATTCCAAAAGGATGGAAAGTGTTGCCACTTTTTAGGAACATACATCACAGCCCAGAAAATTTCTCTGACCCAGAGAAGTTTGATCCTTCAAGATTCGAG GCACCTCCAAAACCCAATAGTTTCATGCCATTTGGCAATGGGACCCACTCATGTCCTGGAAATGAGTTGGCCAAGCTAGAGATTTTGGTCCTTGTACACCATCTTACTACCAAGTACAG GTGGTCTATGATTGGCCCACAAAATGGAATCCAGTATGGACCCTTTGCCCTTCCCCAGAATGGATTGCCAATCAAACTCTCGCTCAAAATATAG
- the LOC140861332 gene encoding AP-4 complex subunit epsilon-like, whose amino-acid sequence MGSQGGFGQSKEFLDLIKSIGEARSKAEEDRIVVREIEMLKARLASPNTSKYKLKEYLIRLLYVEMLGHDASFGYIHAVKMTHDENLHLKRTGYLAVTLFLNEDHDLIILIVNTIQKDLKSDNYLVVCAALNAVCRLINEETIPAVLPQVVELLGHHKEAVRRKAVMALHRFYQRAPGSVSHLISNFRKRLCDNDPGVMGATLYPLFDLIMTDVDSYKDLVVSFVNILKQVAERRLPKSYDYHQMPAPFIQIKLLKILAVLGSGDKKASEQMYTMVGDIMRKCDSTTNIGNAILYECICCVSSLHPNPKLLEAAADAISKFLKSDSHNLKYLGIDALSRLIKISPEIAEQHQLAVIDCLEDPDDSLKRKTFELLYKMTKSSNVEVIVDRMINYMISINDNHYKTEIASRCVELAEQFAPSNQWFIQAMNKVFEHAGDVVDSKVAHNLMKLIAEGFGEDDNAADSLLRSSAVESYLKIMGEPKLPSAFLQVICWVLGEYGTADGKFSASYISGKLCDVAEAHSTDDTVKAYAVTALMKIYSFEIASGRKVDLLPECQSLIEEMLASNSTDLQQRGYELQEVTGLDAHALVNILPMDSTCEEIEIDKNLLFLDAYVQQALEKGAQPYIPENERIGISNISNFSTQEHQESSTHALRFEAYELPKPPPVVPPVFPSSSELVQVQEPAYISDIQEQAMASNPESSEIKLQLDGVQKKWGRPTFSSTAPSTFITDSVKIQNDVTQNDSVASSSAKTREFSYDSRKQLPEISPEKQKLAASLFGGASKSDRKQPHSQKVLKTQHPTADKTRVNKSTTSSDATNVKSSEPPPDLLDLGEPSVTSSAPSVDPFKQLEGLLDLTQESAPINTGGVGTSEAPDVMSLFADMSLTSQLDNDPNPVANAINKNGLGSSTVAYSTPQMNKGPNLKEALQKDAFVRQMGVTPSGQNPNLFKDLLG is encoded by the exons ATGGGCTCCCAAGGGGGATTCGGGCAGTCTAAAGAGTTCCTAGACCTCATCAAATCTATCGGAGAAGCCCGATCCAAGGCTGAGGAAGACCGCATTGTTGTGCGAGAAATCGAGATGCTGAAAGCCCGATTAGCCAGCCCGAACACATCGAAATACAAGCTCAAAGAGTACCTCATTCGTCTACTCTATGTGGAGATGCTGGGTCATGATGCTTCATTCGGATACATTCATGCTGTAAAAATGACACACGATGAGAATCTGCACTTGAAAAGGACTGGGTATTTAGCAGTTACTCTATTCTTGAACGAGGATCATGATTTGATTATATTGATTGTGAATACGATACAGAAGGACTTGAAGAGTGATAATTATTTGGTTGTTTGTGCGGCATTGAACGCTGTTTGTCGGTTGATTAACGAGGAGACTATTCCTGCGGTTTTGCCGCAGGTGGTGGAACTTTTGGGGCATCACAAGGAGGCGGTGAGGAGGAAGGCTGTGATGGCGCTTCACAGGTTCTATCAGAGGGCTCCTGGATCTGTTTCCCATTTAATTTCCAATTTCCGCAAG CGGCTTTGTGACAATGATCCCGGTGTTATGGGTGCAACACTCTACCCACTCTTTGATCTTATCATGACCGATGTTGATTCATATAAAGATCTGGTTGTTAGTTTTGTAAACATTCTCAAGCAAGTAGCTGAACGCAGATTACCAAAGAGTTATGATTATCATCAGATGCCTGCACCATTCATTCAG ATTAAACTGTTGAAAATTCTGGCTGTTCTCGGTAGTGGTGACAAAAAGGCCAGTGAACAAATGTATACTATGGTTGGTGACATCATGAGAAAATGTGACTCAACAACTAATATTGGGAATGCTATTCTTTATGAATGCATTTGCTGTGTTTCCTCATTGCACCCCAATCCAAAGTTGCTCGAAGCTGCAGCGGATgccatatcaaaatttttgaaa AGCGATAGCCACAACCTGAAATATCTCGGTATTGATGCTCTTAGTCGATTGATAAAGATAAGCCCTGAAATTGCTGAACAGCACCAGCTGGCTGTCATTGATTGCTTGGAG GACCCCGATGACTCCCTAAAGCGCAAGACATTTGAACTGCTTTACAAAATGACCAAGTCGTCAAATGTAGAAGTAATTGTGGACCGTATGATAAATTACATGATAAGCATCAACGATAACCATTACAAAACTGAAATAGCATCTAGATGTGTCGAACTTGCTGAGCAATTTGCACCGAGCAACCAATGGTTTATACAG GCTATGAATAAAGTGTTTGAGCATGCAGGGGATGTGGTTGACTCTAAAGTTGCACATAATTTGATGAAGCTAATAGCAGAAGGATTTGGAGAGGATGACAACGCTGCAGATAGTCTGCTTAGATCATCTGCT GTGGAGTCATATCTTAAAATAATGGGAGAGCCAAAGCTTCCATCAGCTTTTCTTCAA GTCATTTGCTGGGTTTTGGGGGAGTATGGGACTGCAGATGGAAAGTTTTCCGCCTCATATATCTCTGGGAAGTTGTGTGATGTGGCAGAGGCACATTCAACTGATGACACAGTCAAA GCTTATGCAGTTACGGCGCTTATGAAGATATATTCATTTGAAATAGCATCTGGTAGGAAGGTGGATTTGTTACCTGAG TGCCAATCATTGATCGAGGAAATGTTGGCTTCCAACTCGACTGACCTGCAGCAGCGTGGATATGAGCTTCAAGAAGTCACTGGGTTAGATGCTCATGCACTTGTAAATATACTGCCAATGGACTCTACTTGTGAGGAAATTGAG ATTGACAAAAACCTTTTGTTCCTCGATGCGTATGTCCAACAAGCATTGGAAAAGGGTGCTCAGCCGTACATCCCTGAGAATGAGCGTATCGGAATATCAAATATTAGCAATTTCTCAACTCAAGAGCATCAAGAATCCTCGACACACGCTCTTAGATTTGAGGCCTATGAGCTACCAAAACCACCTCCAGTCGTTCCTCCCGTATTTCCATCCTCAAGTGAACTTGTTCAAGTTCAAGAGCCAGCTTACATTTCGGATATTCAGGAACAAGCTATGGCCTCTAACCCCGAGTCATCAGAAATCAAGCTACAACTTGATGGAGTTCAGAAAAAGTGGGGTCGGCCCACTTTCTCCTCTACTGCACCATCTACATTTATCACCGATTCTGTCAAGATTCAGAATGATGTGACTCAAAATGATTCAGTCGCCAGTTCAAGTGCAAAAACACGCGAGTTTTCCTATGATTCGAGAAAGCAGTTGCCTGAGATTTCTCCAGAAAAACAAAAACTAGCGGCATCACTATTTGGTGGTGCATCAAAATCTGATAGAAAGCAGCCTCATAGCCAGAAGGTTTTAAAAACGCAGCATCCCACTGCAGATAAGACTCGTGTAAACAAGAGCACAACGTCGTCTGATGCTACCAATGTAAAATCATCTGAACCACCTCCAGACTTGCTGGACTTGGGTGAACCATCTGTCACCAGTAGTGCACCATCTGTAGATCCATTCAAGCAATTAGAAGGTCTTCTAGATCTAACACAAGAATCGGCCCCGATAAATACTGGTGGAGTTGGGACGTCTGAGGCCCCTGATGTTATGTCTCTCTTTGCAGACATGTCTTTGACTTCACAGCTCGACAATGATCCCAATCCTGTGGCCAATGCGATCAACAAAAATGGTCTTGGAAGCAGCACAGTTGCATATTCGACACCACAGATGAACAAAGGACCGAATTTAAAAGAAGCCTTACAGAAGGATgcatttgtaagacaaatgggAGTGACTCCATCAGGTCAAAATCCCAATTTATTTAAAGACTTGCTCGgctaa
- the LOC140861266 gene encoding uncharacterized protein, translating to MEDGMGTRVGSSGGSTRYFRKLWHLNVHSKINVFLRKDIHAILPTRFHLAARGIKVDNICPLCNVFPEHSFHALWICIDVQKVWENSALWPILSRFKGQSFLDLWHWVLLSGNEEDLGCFAIVSWSIWLAKNQFVHLGKKLQPNEVVSRESLLWEFLSCQLVNSPKHSNSNLPSSWQASPADTINNNVDATVVHGSPRVGIGVVARDDLGAVLLALTKVLDGSFSAHLADLLLASHHQRNNVIIETDASNVAKFIAGSLHLTKEEDIVSFFHQLSSRFSSFQVQQCRHTANVVAHILASDGLVRV from the coding sequence ATGGAAGATGGGATGGGAACTAGAGTTGGTAGCTCGGGAGGAAGCACTCGGTACTTTCGAAAGCTTTGGCACTTAAATGTCCATAGCAAGATCAATGTGTTTTTAAGAAAAGACATCCATGCAATCTTGCCAACTCGATTTCATCTAGCTGCGAGGGGTATTAAAGTGGACAACATCTGCCCACTTTGCAATGTTTTCCCAGAACATAGCTTTCACGCTCTCTGGATATGCATTGATGTGCAGAAGGTGTGGGAAAATTCAGCCTTATGGCCGATTTTATCTCGATTCAAGGGTCAATCTTTTTTGGATCTTTGGCATTGGGTGTTATTATCGGGGAACGAAGAAGATTTGGGTTGCTTTGCCATTGTTTCTTGGAGCATTTGGTTAGCCAAAAACCAATTTGTTCACTTGGGTAAGAAGCTACAACCTAATGAGGTGGTTTCTCGAGAAAGTCTTCTATGGGAATTTCTATCATGTCAGCTTGTGAATTCACCAAAACATTCGAATTCTAATCTACCTTCTTCATGGCAAGCATCACCAGCAGATACTATAAATAACAATGTTGATGCGACTGTTGTGCATGGTTCTCCGAGGGTGGGTATAGGCGTGGTTGCCAGGGATGATCTTGGTGCTGTGTTGTTAGCTCTTACCAAGGTTTTGGATGGCTCTTTCTCGGCCCATTTAGCGGATTTGCTATTGGCATCTCATCATCAACGGAACAACGTCATCATCGAAACTGACGCGAGCAATGTGGCTAAATTCATAGCTGGATCCCTTCATCTTACTAAAGAAGAAGATATCGTTTCTTTTTTCCATCAACTCAGCTCAAGATTCTCGAGCTTCCAAGTTCAACAGTGTCGACACACGGCGAATGTGGTAGCTCATATACTAGCTTCTGATGGATTAGTAAGGGTGTGA